Genomic segment of Alligator mississippiensis isolate rAllMis1 chromosome 6, rAllMis1, whole genome shotgun sequence:
gggggaggccacCGGCTCCTGGGGTGAGTACCAGGAGCCATGGGGGAGGctgctgagccccaggacctgacagcagccccaggcagtcCAGGCCTCCACAGGAATAGACCCTCCCCCCTTCACTggaccccacctccccccagagGGATGCAAGCCATGGCTGGGACCCTCTGGGTCAGCAACACCCTTTTCCCCCCGGCCATCCTTGTGGCTGCGGTGAGAGGAGGGGCAGATGCCAGTTGTCATACGCTGCCAGCACAGGCAGGACACCACTGACCTTGTCCCGCTCCGTGGCTCGGATGTCTTCTTTCCTGTAAGGGGAGATGGGGAGCTTAACACTGGGAGTGCAGCCTGCTCCGCCCCTAGAGCCGCAGGCAGCGCTGCCCACCTGGGCTTGCCTGTGGGACCTCGCTGCAGGCCCCCGGGTGCATGTGAGGCTGggcctgggtgtggggggaaggagagatggAGACCCCAGAGCCGCCAAGCTGGGCCAGCTGCcttggaaggggcagggcaaggggtggggagtcCTGACCCAGGCCAGGGCCTACCGGATGGTGCCGCGGAAAGCTGACTTGAGGGGCGTGGAGCCAACGTACAGGATGTGCACCTTGGCGAAGCGGGAGTTAATACTGCACACCTGCAGGGAGACAGGGCCCGGCCCACGGCTGGGTCAGCAGAGCCTGGACCTTGGTGCAGGACCTGCCCCTGCACCAgtgcatcagcccagcccagcacggCACCGCCACCCCGTCGCCCATCAGCCTCTGGACCAGAGCGACCCAGCGCCTGGGCACTGGCAGAGAAGCCAGCTCTTCCCCGTGCAAAGCCTCTGCCCCAAGCCAACGGCTCCAgcaaccccagctccagagatTAAGGAGCCCAGCATCCTTCCTGCCACCCCAGTCCTCCCAGCCACCAGTGCGAGCGGATCAGTTACCGCCCTGTGACccccagcagggcactgggagcccACAGCCCCGTGGCTGGCTACGGGGGCAGCCCTCGGTGGGAAGCAGGGGCTCCCCGGGACCCAGACGGATCCGGGGCTGAACCACACGGCTCCTGCACCAGCCCGTGACGGGGAGACGGGCACGGGGGCTGCCCACCCGCAGCACGGGGcaagcccagccccacctgccccccacccaagcgGGCTGGGCGCTCGGCTACCGTTACCTTGCAGGTGACGATGGCGCCCACgtcaggcaggagctgggcttcGGCGTCTCGCACCACGGACACCAcgggcagctgccaggcaggagggacGTGCCCCGTGAGCTTGGAGCCGCTCGCGGAGACAGCCCCAGCGCAGCCACAGCCCATGCggctcctgcaccactctgcACAGCCGGGCCCCCTCATCTTCAAGGCAGCCAGGAGAGAAGGCCCAGGGCCCGGCCAACCTGGAACCTCAGCTcggcccccagcacccccagcttctcACCCCaactctgcccccccacccccagaaaggGTCCCCGCGGCAGGCTGGGACCCGAGCCGTGccccccgctccgctccgctccgctcacCGGACCGCCGAGGTCGCGGGCGAGGAGAGCCCCGGCCAGCGCGGAGTGCACGTGCCCGCGCCGGGTGTAGGTGCCGCTGCCCGCGGCCGCCTCGTCCAGGCTGCACAGCCGCTCCCCTGCGGGGACGGGACGGGGGGTTAGCGAGGGGGACGCATGAAGGGCGGGCCCCGGTTGtcgggcggggaggggggacgACACCTACCAGGTATACAGTAGCGCACGGGCGGCGCCATGTCTGCTCCGCGCCGTCGCTACGAGAAATAAAAGCCGCCTTGCCATTGGCCTCCATCCCCCGCTCCGCTGCAAGCCGACGCACTATTGGCCCGGTCCGGCACGTGACATCCCACACGTGCAAGCGCCGCGCGGGGTCCGCCGGGACCTGCAGTTCGCACTGGAGAAGTTCCCGACGGGCCCTGCGCGCCGAGCCCCGCGCAGGCGCAATGCGAGCGGCGATGGCCCCGCGCCGCTGACAGCCGGGCCGCCGGGCCGGGATGGCGGCGGGTGAGTGAGGGGCGGGGCCtgccgggggcggggccagcgCGGGGGGAGGCGCGTGTCTGCCCTTCGCACCCCCCGGGACCGCGCGCGTGGGGTCCGCCCTGCCCCCCCCgcttcctcccccccagccctggccccccagctCTTGCTCCCGCCAgctccaccccccaaccccccgctccagcccccccagccccgtctccccgccccccagctccacCCGCCAAGCCCCCCCTTGTCTCCCGagctccagcccccccagcccatccccccaccccccagccccccctcgtCCGCCGagctccagcccccccagccctgtccccccgcccccccaagcccccccttGTCCCCTGAGCTCACTTCttgccccctcagcccctgcccccccgctcccccccagccctcatCCCCTGAGCTCCAGCCCCCCCTTGTCCCCCTACTTCTTGCCGCCCCCCCCCGGCCGGCTCACCCGAGCTCCTGcccccccgcgccgcgccgcgccgcgcggcTCCGGTTTCGGGCGCGGCGGGCCGTGACGGGTGCCCCCGCGCAGGGCAGGGATGAGGAGCCGGCGACGCACCTTCTCGGCGGCGATGCGCCTGGCGCTGCGGTGCCTGCGGCTGGGCCGGCGGTGCCGGGGGCGGCTGGCGCGGCGCGCGGCGCAGCTGTGGAGCTACGGGCGGCTCAGCCTGCGCTCGCTGCTGTACAACTCCTTCACGGACGGCGACGTGGTGCTGGACGCCCTCTTCGAGCCCGTGTACTGGCTGGTGGACCACGTCACCCGCTGGTTCGGGGTGGTGAGTGCCGTgcgccgggggggcgggggggcggccGGCCCAGGCCCCGGGGCTAGCGCGGGCGCTGCTCCCGCAGGCGTTCGTGGCGCTGGTGATCGTGCTGACGAGCTCCGTGGTGGCCATCGTCTACGTCTGCCTGCTGCCCCTCATCCTGCGCACCTACGCGCCCGCCTGGGTCTGCTGGCACCTCAGCTACGGCCACTGGAACCTGCTCATGATCGTCTTCCACTACTACATGGCCATCACCACCGCCCCGGGCTACCCGCCGCAGGTAGGgcgcgggggctgggggggccgggggggcccGCTTCGAGCGCCGACCGCCCTTCCCTCTGCAGGCCAAGGGCGACCTCACCGGCGTCTCCATCTGCCGCAAGTGCATCGCCCCCAAGCCGGCGCGCACCCACCACTGCAGCATCTGCAACAGGTAGGGACCCGCGTCCCACAGGCCCCCCACCGCAGCACAGCGCGGtcgccccccttccctccctcctgcagtgGCTTCTCGCCCCAGACCCCCGGCAGGCGCTCACAGCCGTCCACTCTCCTCACAGGTGCGTGCTCAAGATGGACCATCACTGCCGTATCCTTCTGCAGCACCGGCCAGGCTGGCCCCTCTCTAGGGAGCCTGGCTCTTGGGAAAGGGTCGGGGGGTTGGGGTGCACCGAGCGCTGGGGCTGACCGTGTGGGAGGGGCAGCATAGCCCCGAGCCCTGGTGTTGCTGGGGGCTGTGTCCCAGGGCCCCTGGGGAACATGGCGCTGGAGCCAAGGGGTGTCTGGCgaggctgccaggggcagggctcaggTGCAGACTCCAGGTCCCCGCGCACCAGGTGTAGCAGGCGccggatggagctgcagctgcctgagactgggggcaggcggggggctgtccctgccccactgagTCCAAGCAGCGCCACGGCAGCCCGGCTCAGGGGTGTGGCGCGGTGCCCCCTCCTATTGTTACCCATCTTTAATCCGGGGCAGCCTGGTTGAACAACTGCGTGGGGCACTACAACCACCGCTACTTCTTCTCCTTCTGCCTCTTCATGACCATGGGCTGCATCTATTGCAGCATCAGCGGCTGGGACATGTTCCGTGAGGCCTATGCGGCCATCGAGGTGAGTGACACGACCTCGGCCTGCACGCGCTCCAGCTTTCCAGGGCagacagagagggagaggcagacaTGGCCCTGGGCTTCTCTTGGCCCCGGGGCGCCTGTGCCGTGAGGCCTGTAACTGCGCCGTGTTTTCCATCCCCCCAGAGAATGAAACAGCTCGAGAAGGAGCGCCTGCAGGCAGCCGCCAACCAGGTGGGACATCCCCGCGCCCGGGGCCAGCAGGCCGGGCCTTGGCAGCTGCTTCGCATGTGCCTGCGCCTGGGCTCTGCTGCGCCTGCGGGCGCGGAGCTGCCCCAAGGGCCAAGGCCCCAGCTCGTGGCTCTTGCCTGCTGCCTGCGGGGTTCATGCCCCAGGCTGCCacgcagctgctccctgccctgctgccccgctGCTTTCACCAAGTGTCCGTCTGCTCTGTGTGCGCGCGCGCGGGGCGGGGGAGGGTCCTCTTGGCTGGTCCTGGTTTCTCGGGGCGTCTGGTGGGGTTTGAGGGAGCAGAGCCGCCCCCACGGGCCTAACCAACCACCTGTCCTTCCCTGCAGACCTACTACCAGACACCGCCCCCGGCCTTCTCCTTCCGCCAGCGCGCCTTCCACAAGAGCATCGTCTACCTGTGGGTGCTGTGCAGGTAACGGGGGCGCTGggccctgggagcaggcagctccatGCAGCCAGGCGCGCAGAGCGGGGAAGGTTGCCTGGACTCAGTGCCCTGACCCCAacctccacctgcccccagctctgtggccctggccctgggggcgCTGACACTGTGGCACGCGGCCCTTATCACCCGCGGGGAGACCAGCATCGAGAGACACATCAACAAGAAGGAGCGGCAGCGGCTGCAGAAGAAGGGCAAAGTGAGcgtaggagctggggggcagggagcctggggggcagGCGGCCACGGTCAGTCACCGTCACGTTCCCCGTCTCTGCTCCCGCAGGCGTTCCGGAACCCGTACAGCTTCGGCGCCTGGGACAACTGGCGGGTCTTCCTCGGAGTGGATGTGCCCAGGTGAGGGGGGCTCTAGGCCGAGCCCAAgaccctggtgcagggggccCAGGGCTGTGGCTTTGGGAGGCTGCAGCATTCACCATGGGCTGCATCCTTCCCAGGCACTGGCTCACCCGCGTCCTGCTGCCATCCACGCACCTGCCCCACGGCACTGGCCTGAGCTGGGACACACCCCCGTGCGTGACGCAGCGGCACACACCCCTGCTGGCCATCTGACCACCAGCGCAGACCCTCCCCAGCCTCGGTGCCCGGAGCCCTGAGGTCCAAACGCGGATGTCTgttctgccccctcctgcccctcgtgagctgcaggcagcccctgggagGGTGCACGGGGCTGCACAGGCCACGGCCCCACCAGCACCTCTGCTGCAGAGGGGGCCTTGCCTGGCCGCCCCCCTGGGTTTTTTGTGTCAAATAAAACCCGTTTTTAACCAATGCGGCCACCTCCTCGCTGTTGCCTGGTCTGGCCCAGGGGAGCCTAGCTGAACAGGCCCATGGTCCAGCTGGGCTCCGTGTGGAGCTCCGCAGAGGGGCCGGCTTGGACCTGCTGGTCTAAACACtggtgcttcagcagcctccgaGGAGCAAAGAAATAGGGACCTTGCCCTGGGGCGCGAACTGCAGCCAGGAaggatggggaggcagcaggtCGCCGCAAGGGCCACCTGACAGCCCCACCGGTCTGACGGCGCCTGCCAACACCCTGACGCTGCTGTACCAAAACACACGTGTTTATTCTGGTGGCATGTGGAGTGCGACACgtgcctgggccctgcctgctccctcctgtGTGGCGGGGGCTCCTGGGTGCAGGGTGGGCACAGCGAAGGTGCTGCCCTCTGGTCCCGGCAGGAAGCGGGTTGGGTTAGCTTGGTGGCACTGGCGGCACGGCCGGGCCAGGCGTGGGGTGCGATTGTCAGTCGTGCAGGGGGTGGCACGGGCGGGGGCCTCACCTGCCCGGGCTGCCCAGGAGGAACCTGCCAGATAAGAGCTGTAGCAGAATTGGGCAGGCAGGACCtgggaggcatggccagcccaGCTTGAGGCCCGAGGCAACAAGGAGGAGCAGGGGCCAAGAGCCCTGCAGCATCCTGCTGAGACAGGATGGAGCCTGGAAAATGCACTCCAGTGCCCAGGTcgaggccgtgcccctgctgcagaggaaggcaaaaccccccaatctgcaccagtctgagcagggggaaatccTTTCCTGACCCAGCGCAGTGTGGGGCTGAGCCCGAGcgtgggggcaagaccctccagccaggaccctgcggggtcggtgccagcaggagcattggcacagcccagccccatccccagcctgggctgcagcacccagtgctgccGAGAAAGGGAAGCCACCGACACCTGTAGCAGCAGGAAGGGTAAAAGGACCTggccccctggggcaggcagcagagcccagaaACCCGGGCCCACAGTCCCCTGTGCTTGGCCCTGGGGCTGGCGAGGactgtgcctgttgccccacttCCTGCGCGACCGACTCCTCTTTCTGCTCTGTCATCCCATCTCGTAACCTGACCCAGCCCCTCGCCTCCTGTTTCGCAACCCGGAGCTGCGTTCCCGGCTCCTGCTGGAGCCCGGTCCTCTCTGGTATCTGAGCTGGGTCC
This window contains:
- the EXOSC1 gene encoding exosome complex component CSL4 is translated as MAPPVRYCIPGERLCSLDEAAAGSGTYTRRGHVHSALAGALLARDLGGPLPVVSVVRDAEAQLLPDVGAIVTCKVCSINSRFAKVHILYVGSTPLKSAFRGTIRKEDIRATERDKVEVYKSFRPGDIVLAKVISLGDVQSNYLLSTAENELGVVVAHGEAGARLVPISWCEMQCPRTHTKEFRKVARVQPQFLQT
- the ZDHHC16 gene encoding palmitoyltransferase ZDHHC16 isoform X2, which gives rise to MRSRRRTFSAAMRLALRCLRLGRRCRGRLARRAAQLWSYGRLSLRSLLYNSFTDGDVVLDALFEPVYWLVDHVTRWFGVAFVALVIVLTSSVVAIVYVCLLPLILRTYAPAWVCWHLSYGHWNLLMIVFHYYMAITTAPGYPPQAKGDLTGVSICRKCIAPKPARTHHCSICNRCVLKMDHHCPWLNNCVGHYNHRYFFSFCLFMTMGCIYCSISGWDMFREAYAAIETYYQTPPPAFSFRQRAFHKSIVYLWVLCSSVALALGALTLWHAALITRGETSIERHINKKERQRLQKKGKAFRNPYSFGAWDNWRVFLGVDVPRHWLTRVLLPSTHLPHGTGLSWDTPPCVTQRHTPLLAI
- the ZDHHC16 gene encoding palmitoyltransferase ZDHHC16 isoform X1 produces the protein MRSRRRTFSAAMRLALRCLRLGRRCRGRLARRAAQLWSYGRLSLRSLLYNSFTDGDVVLDALFEPVYWLVDHVTRWFGVAFVALVIVLTSSVVAIVYVCLLPLILRTYAPAWVCWHLSYGHWNLLMIVFHYYMAITTAPGYPPQAKGDLTGVSICRKCIAPKPARTHHCSICNRCVLKMDHHCPWLNNCVGHYNHRYFFSFCLFMTMGCIYCSISGWDMFREAYAAIERMKQLEKERLQAAANQTYYQTPPPAFSFRQRAFHKSIVYLWVLCSSVALALGALTLWHAALITRGETSIERHINKKERQRLQKKGKAFRNPYSFGAWDNWRVFLGVDVPRHWLTRVLLPSTHLPHGTGLSWDTPPCVTQRHTPLLAI